A single window of Rubripirellula lacrimiformis DNA harbors:
- a CDS encoding DUF1501 domain-containing protein, which yields MTNHTLEMTKPSRRAMLQSASCGFGFLAMQALSGQRVAAADSVTPRAKRVIFLCMSGGPAQLDTFDYKPQVGKKPHAGSVVDFKRHGRSGLWVSELMPETAKHADRLCVINGMHADTGNHAQSFLQLHTGEKLRKRPSMGAWINYGLGSENENLPGFISLNAAKHSVYSSEFLPSSFAGTPIGLNGENMSLATIRNIASDHLPPSAKREQLDFIQSMNRNHLADRSGDAKLEGVIETMELAFRMQSMAPELLDLSNETERTLQRYRVGKKLSVGTCRPTDFGRQCLLARRFAEAGVRFIEVNHGSWDQHKDHRRDLKANCETTDAPIAALLEDLAARGLLDDTLVVWGGEFGRPGLTPGDGKNETGHNARGFTFWMAGGGVKPGYVHGRTDETGARAVEGKVHFRDLHATILNLVGLQHDQLTFHHEGRDHRLTGPEDAKVVSELFA from the coding sequence ATGACGAACCACACTCTCGAGATGACAAAGCCGTCCAGGCGAGCGATGCTGCAGTCCGCATCGTGCGGGTTCGGATTCCTGGCGATGCAAGCGCTGAGCGGACAGCGGGTTGCTGCGGCAGACTCGGTAACGCCACGCGCTAAACGAGTCATCTTTCTGTGCATGAGTGGTGGTCCGGCGCAACTCGATACGTTTGACTACAAACCGCAGGTCGGTAAGAAGCCACACGCTGGATCCGTGGTTGATTTCAAACGTCATGGACGCAGCGGGTTGTGGGTTTCGGAGTTGATGCCGGAAACTGCGAAACACGCTGATCGTCTATGCGTGATCAACGGCATGCATGCTGACACCGGCAATCACGCTCAATCGTTCCTGCAACTTCACACCGGCGAGAAACTGCGCAAGCGCCCGAGCATGGGGGCCTGGATCAATTACGGTCTCGGTTCAGAGAACGAGAACCTTCCGGGTTTCATCAGTCTCAATGCGGCGAAACACTCGGTTTATTCGAGTGAGTTTTTGCCTTCGTCGTTCGCTGGCACGCCGATCGGTTTGAATGGCGAGAACATGTCGCTGGCGACGATTCGCAACATCGCCAGCGATCATTTGCCGCCGTCAGCGAAACGCGAACAACTCGATTTCATTCAATCGATGAACCGCAACCACCTGGCTGATCGATCGGGCGATGCCAAACTGGAAGGCGTGATCGAGACGATGGAGTTGGCGTTCCGCATGCAATCGATGGCGCCAGAACTGTTGGACCTGTCCAATGAAACCGAGCGAACCCTGCAGCGATATCGGGTTGGGAAAAAGCTTTCGGTGGGCACTTGCCGACCGACCGATTTTGGTCGGCAATGTTTGCTGGCCCGTCGTTTCGCGGAAGCGGGAGTTCGGTTTATCGAAGTCAATCACGGCAGCTGGGATCAACATAAAGATCACCGACGTGATTTGAAGGCGAATTGCGAGACAACCGACGCACCGATCGCCGCGTTGCTGGAAGATCTCGCCGCACGCGGTCTGCTGGATGACACCCTGGTCGTGTGGGGAGGTGAATTTGGACGTCCCGGATTGACGCCTGGCGACGGCAAAAACGAAACGGGACATAACGCTCGTGGGTTTACGTTTTGGATGGCAGGCGGTGGAGTGAAACCCGGATACGTGCATGGACGTACCGATGAAACGGGGGCCCGCGCGGTGGAAGGCAAAGTCCACTTTCGCGATCTACACGCCACGATTTTGAACTTGGTCGGTCTGCAGCACGACCAACTGACGTTCCACCACGAAGGTCGCGATCACCGGTTGACCGGCCCCGAAGATGCCAAGGTCGTGTCTGAATTGTTTGCATGA
- a CDS encoding CBS domain-containing protein, whose protein sequence is MKKNEPVTRVMSTELVTIHDHEPVSKLREIFESGDLHHVPVVSGEKLVGIISSNDLMRISFGEFGNQDGKELDAILDHTFDIPGVMNRNPVSLPVTGSIREAARLLVTHRFHALPIVDGDKLVGIVTSTDLLQFLSEL, encoded by the coding sequence ATGAAGAAGAATGAACCTGTCACCCGAGTGATGTCGACCGAGTTGGTAACGATCCACGATCATGAACCCGTTTCGAAGCTTCGAGAGATCTTTGAAAGCGGAGATCTTCACCACGTTCCTGTCGTCAGCGGCGAAAAGTTGGTCGGCATCATCAGCTCGAACGATCTGATGCGGATCTCGTTTGGTGAATTTGGAAACCAGGACGGCAAGGAACTCGATGCCATTTTGGACCACACCTTCGATATCCCTGGCGTGATGAACCGAAACCCCGTCTCCCTGCCTGTGACCGGTTCGATCCGCGAGGCGGCTCGGCTGTTGGTGACGCACCGATTCCACGCCTTGCCAATCGTGGACGGCGATAAGCTCGTTGGCATCGTCACCTCTACCGACCTGCTGCAGTTCCTCTCGGAGCTGTAA
- a CDS encoding dipeptidase, whose product MIFDAHLDLSLNAMEYNRDLRQSVSAIRKSELGMGDLKGRGAGTVCFPEMRQADIAVCVATQLGGCMKPAGPVASWNSPAQAWAMTQGQLAWYRAMEDDGQLRQIRTAHELTDHLQQWKADSTQTPIGYILSLEGADSIRTLDDLETAYAYGLRALGPAHYGIGRYALGHDQNGPLSPDGQSLIRKMDQLGMILDVTHLCDESFVGALDLFDGPVWASHHNSRTLVDDPRQLSDQQVRALAQRDAVIGVALDAWMMVPGWVRGSTTPASSSVSLRHMVDHIDHFCQLLGDTRHVGIGTDLDGGYGTEQTPQDLDTIADLVKVGQLLSDRGYSDADIDAITHRNFVDHCTRSLPKT is encoded by the coding sequence ATGATCTTCGATGCGCACCTTGACCTCAGCTTGAACGCGATGGAGTACAACCGCGACTTGCGACAGTCGGTTTCCGCGATTCGCAAATCCGAGCTCGGGATGGGTGACTTGAAGGGACGCGGGGCTGGCACCGTTTGCTTTCCGGAGATGCGGCAAGCGGATATTGCGGTTTGCGTTGCGACCCAACTTGGTGGCTGCATGAAACCAGCGGGCCCGGTTGCTTCGTGGAATTCGCCGGCCCAGGCATGGGCCATGACACAGGGGCAATTGGCGTGGTACCGCGCCATGGAAGACGACGGGCAATTGCGACAAATTCGAACCGCCCACGAACTGACGGATCACTTGCAACAATGGAAGGCGGATTCAACACAAACGCCGATCGGCTACATCCTTAGCTTGGAAGGTGCCGATTCAATTCGCACGCTTGATGATTTGGAAACCGCGTACGCCTACGGGCTGCGAGCTCTTGGGCCAGCACACTACGGTATCGGCCGATACGCACTAGGGCACGACCAAAACGGGCCGCTGTCGCCCGACGGTCAGTCATTGATTCGCAAGATGGATCAACTGGGAATGATCCTTGACGTTACTCATCTATGCGACGAATCGTTCGTCGGTGCTCTGGATCTGTTCGATGGACCCGTGTGGGCCAGTCACCACAACAGCCGAACACTGGTGGATGACCCGCGCCAACTGAGCGACCAGCAGGTTCGTGCTCTGGCACAGCGTGATGCTGTGATCGGAGTCGCATTGGATGCTTGGATGATGGTGCCCGGTTGGGTACGCGGCAGCACCACGCCTGCCAGTTCCAGCGTATCGCTGCGTCACATGGTGGATCACATCGACCATTTTTGTCAGTTGCTCGGCGATACGCGGCACGTCGGGATCGGGACGGATTTGGACGGTGGCTACGGGACCGAACAAACTCCGCAGGATCTGGACACGATCGCCGATCTCGTCAAGGTCGGTCAGTTGCTTTCCGATCGGGGTTACAGTGACGCTGACATCGATGCCATCACGCATCGGAATTTTGTAGACCATTGCACTCGATCGCTGCCCAAAACATGA
- a CDS encoding DUF1553 domain-containing protein, translated as MSAQDLAFFESKIRPVLVERCYDCHSAGAESIGGNLLLDSPEGISQGGHSGPALVAAKPDESLIIQAIRYHDVEMPPDDPLNEAIVNDFVRWVQRGGQFPKSNEPAGQAGAAPMDRDALYDRQALWSFLPRRDVPVPKVDDASWPRDPLDQFVLARIEAAEVAPARDADPATFVRRLYVDLVGLQPIAEEIEKFVADCQIDQPKAVQRIVDRLLASPQFGERWGRHWLDVARYAESNGDDGLGRNASFPHAWRYRDYVIDAINRDVPYDRFITEQIAGDLLPAESADQRNRQLVATGFLAVGAKPAAAMNNLFPMDVVDDQINTVCTTVMGVSVACARCHDHKHDPIPTADYYALAGIFTSTETLYGLAANEKLTAPPTPLHELKSTWDESLRDGPIKASTDFPANYSESIDQLRPLLHAKLDVPPRDLTVVGDVAYSTQDHMRVKNADLRGSLTTANDSYSVAFWFKNETGNLDRPITAYLFSRAKLDDKQLPGDHLGIGGKHDPSRSGKLFVSNGKIGKTSIAGTTVIAPETWNHVVMIRSQNRVKVFLNGQLKPEIDDEIPVTFADSTGYCLANRSDKFAPLVGNLAECAIFERSLTDDEAHRLHSASGQPRGADPQPVVLAMGARDKAKPADCQIHINGGAKKGAVVPRGFLTAYRRLSDGQDTAEFAAAEYSVGANESGRRELAAWLTHRDHPQTARVMVNRIWLHLFGQGIVATPDDFGLFGARPTHPDLLDHLANRFADGWSVKQLIRDIVLSRTYQLDSEVSQRVFEAYPANRLLARHNRRRLDAESLRDSMLQASGQIDLNPGQGSSVEKVVALINQPAGNATTLHRDSNHRSIYLCMLRHAPPPELAAFDLPDAVSIAGQRNETTLPTQSLYLLNSPFLVAQSNALAVALVGGVHREAVSDAARVTKAFRSVLRRSPTVDEQQRALKHIQAMDDQLKPAVVDAHQRREMSWASLCQALLSCNEFRYID; from the coding sequence ATGTCGGCTCAGGATTTGGCGTTCTTCGAGAGCAAGATTCGGCCAGTGTTGGTCGAGCGTTGTTACGATTGCCATTCGGCGGGTGCGGAATCCATTGGCGGGAACTTGCTGCTGGATAGTCCCGAAGGAATCTCGCAGGGAGGGCATTCGGGGCCTGCACTGGTTGCAGCGAAGCCTGACGAAAGTTTGATCATTCAAGCGATTCGTTATCACGACGTCGAAATGCCGCCCGACGATCCATTGAATGAAGCGATCGTCAATGATTTTGTCCGTTGGGTCCAACGCGGCGGCCAATTTCCCAAGTCAAACGAACCAGCGGGGCAGGCCGGTGCCGCGCCGATGGACCGTGACGCACTTTACGATCGACAGGCACTGTGGTCATTCCTGCCGCGACGCGACGTTCCCGTGCCAAAGGTCGACGATGCCAGCTGGCCACGCGATCCATTGGATCAGTTCGTGTTGGCTCGGATCGAGGCTGCCGAAGTCGCGCCGGCACGTGACGCGGATCCGGCGACGTTCGTTCGACGACTGTACGTGGACCTGGTTGGTTTGCAGCCGATCGCAGAAGAGATCGAAAAGTTTGTCGCCGATTGCCAGATCGATCAGCCAAAGGCGGTCCAGCGGATCGTCGATCGACTGTTGGCGTCGCCACAGTTTGGCGAACGGTGGGGACGTCACTGGTTGGACGTCGCCCGCTATGCCGAATCCAACGGCGACGACGGACTGGGGCGAAACGCATCCTTTCCGCATGCGTGGCGGTACCGTGACTATGTCATCGACGCGATCAATCGTGACGTCCCGTACGATCGCTTCATCACCGAACAAATTGCCGGCGACCTGCTTCCCGCCGAATCGGCCGATCAACGAAACCGGCAACTTGTCGCCACCGGGTTCCTGGCCGTCGGCGCCAAGCCTGCCGCGGCGATGAACAACCTGTTCCCGATGGACGTTGTTGACGATCAAATCAACACGGTTTGTACAACGGTGATGGGCGTCAGCGTCGCCTGTGCCCGATGCCACGACCACAAACATGATCCGATTCCGACGGCAGACTATTATGCGTTGGCCGGCATCTTTACCAGCACGGAAACTCTGTACGGGTTGGCTGCCAATGAGAAATTGACGGCGCCGCCGACTCCGTTGCATGAGTTGAAATCGACTTGGGACGAGTCGCTGCGGGATGGGCCCATCAAGGCCAGTACCGATTTCCCTGCAAACTATTCGGAATCGATCGACCAGCTACGTCCACTGCTGCACGCGAAACTGGATGTGCCGCCCCGTGACTTGACAGTCGTCGGTGACGTGGCGTATTCAACGCAAGACCATATGCGAGTGAAGAACGCGGATTTACGCGGATCCTTGACCACCGCCAATGATTCCTATTCCGTTGCGTTTTGGTTCAAGAACGAAACCGGTAATCTGGACCGGCCGATCACCGCGTACTTGTTTTCACGTGCGAAGCTGGATGACAAACAATTACCGGGCGATCACCTTGGCATCGGCGGCAAGCATGATCCGTCGAGATCCGGCAAGCTGTTTGTCTCCAACGGAAAAATAGGAAAGACATCGATCGCCGGCACGACCGTCATCGCTCCGGAAACGTGGAATCACGTGGTGATGATTCGCAGTCAGAATCGTGTGAAGGTTTTTCTGAACGGTCAGCTGAAACCGGAGATTGATGACGAGATACCCGTCACGTTCGCAGATTCGACCGGTTACTGTCTGGCCAACCGAAGTGACAAGTTCGCTCCGCTGGTCGGGAACCTGGCCGAGTGCGCGATCTTCGAGCGATCGTTGACGGACGACGAAGCCCATCGATTGCATTCGGCCTCGGGACAACCGCGTGGCGCCGATCCACAGCCGGTTGTCTTGGCAATGGGAGCCCGAGACAAAGCGAAACCTGCGGACTGCCAAATTCACATCAACGGTGGCGCGAAAAAGGGGGCGGTGGTTCCACGTGGTTTTCTGACCGCCTATCGTCGACTGAGCGACGGACAGGATACGGCGGAGTTTGCTGCTGCCGAGTATTCGGTTGGCGCCAATGAAAGCGGCCGTCGGGAACTCGCCGCTTGGCTCACTCACCGTGACCATCCTCAAACCGCGCGAGTGATGGTCAACCGCATCTGGCTGCACCTGTTTGGTCAAGGAATTGTCGCCACACCAGACGACTTTGGGCTGTTCGGCGCCCGGCCAACCCATCCCGATTTGCTGGACCATCTGGCGAATCGTTTTGCCGATGGTTGGTCGGTCAAGCAGTTGATCCGGGACATCGTCCTGAGTCGCACGTACCAATTGGATAGCGAGGTCAGCCAACGGGTCTTCGAAGCGTATCCGGCAAATCGTCTGTTAGCACGACACAATCGACGGCGTCTGGATGCCGAATCGCTTCGTGATAGCATGCTGCAAGCGAGCGGTCAGATCGACCTGAATCCTGGACAGGGTTCGTCAGTCGAGAAGGTCGTCGCGCTGATCAATCAGCCAGCAGGCAACGCGACGACTCTGCATCGTGACAGCAATCATCGCAGTATCTATCTGTGCATGTTGCGGCACGCGCCGCCGCCGGAGCTGGCTGCGTTTGATTTGCCCGACGCAGTTTCCATCGCGGGTCAGCGCAACGAGACGACGCTGCCGACGCAGTCGCTGTATCTGTTGAACAGCCCCTTTCTGGTTGCCCAGTCGAATGCGTTGGCTGTTGCACTTGTGGGGGGCGTGCATCGCGAAGCCGTCAGTGACGCCGCTCGTGTCACGAAGGCATTCCGCAGTGTGCTGCGGCGCAGTCCGACCGTAGATGAACAGCAGCGTGCATTGAAACACATCCAAGCGATGGACGATCAGCTGAAGCCCGCCGTCGTCGACGCGCACCAGCGTCGGGAAATGTCTTGGGCTAGCCTTTGCCAAGCGTTATTGTCTTGCAACGAATTCCGCTATATCGATTAA
- a CDS encoding OPT family oligopeptide transporter yields the protein MSNNFSEDPAEPASKSTAEITVRVVVLGLVLSVVMGAANVYVGLKAGMTVSASIPAAVMAMLLFRLFFKNSTILEANQVQTCASAGESLAAGIIFTMPAMILVGYWTEFDYWTVTLVAFTGGLLGILFMIPMRKVFVVDNDELKYPEGVACAAVLHAGASDEEDGAGTSLIVGGVLGGVVKVLGGFLGLISGSLETAGIASSRIFYFGGDLSPMLIAVGFIVRLNVAILVFIGGVMAWLIGIPLLGGALTGEGADSAVDQAYGIWSSQLRYVGVGAMVVGGFSALNAVRHGLVAAIAHLWHGMTGDQDGMQKDTERDIPAWAIVTLGVLCILLLAMMNYWFTHNAGITLLSTIIMLVMGFFFTAVASYIVGLVGNSNSPVSGMTITAVLVAGALLYLANYTGMDGMVATLGIAAVVCCVACTSGDVCNDLKTGSLVGASPFRQQMMQIAGVSVAALVMAPVLTLLHEHGGGIGSKELSAPQAGLFASLAKGFAGEGELPWKMIGIGAGLGFVILLIDEALKRSEAKFRAHLMPIAVGMYLPFGLATPILIGGLIAWFYSKGKPEKEHDAVLHRGVLFSSGVIAGEALTAVGIAGLAAIGIQSLNLGLSTGIVTGLSCLVAVLIVIAFVVMSKPLPKNTP from the coding sequence ATGTCCAACAATTTTTCCGAGGATCCAGCCGAGCCCGCTTCGAAATCAACGGCGGAGATCACGGTTCGGGTGGTGGTGCTGGGGCTAGTTTTGTCGGTCGTGATGGGAGCCGCCAATGTTTACGTCGGGCTGAAAGCGGGGATGACCGTTTCGGCATCGATTCCAGCCGCGGTCATGGCGATGCTGTTGTTCCGATTGTTCTTTAAGAATTCAACCATCCTTGAAGCGAACCAAGTTCAAACCTGTGCTTCGGCGGGCGAGTCCTTAGCGGCGGGCATTATCTTTACGATGCCCGCCATGATTCTGGTCGGGTATTGGACCGAATTCGATTACTGGACCGTGACGCTCGTTGCCTTCACCGGCGGCCTGCTGGGAATCCTGTTCATGATTCCTATGCGGAAGGTGTTCGTGGTCGACAACGACGAATTGAAATACCCAGAGGGAGTTGCCTGCGCGGCGGTGCTCCACGCGGGTGCATCGGACGAGGAAGACGGAGCCGGAACCAGCCTGATCGTCGGTGGCGTGCTGGGTGGTGTGGTGAAGGTCCTGGGCGGATTCTTGGGACTGATCAGTGGCAGTTTGGAAACCGCCGGAATTGCCAGTTCCAGGATCTTCTATTTCGGTGGCGACCTTTCGCCGATGTTGATCGCCGTCGGATTCATCGTTCGGCTGAACGTGGCGATCTTGGTGTTTATCGGTGGCGTGATGGCTTGGTTGATCGGGATTCCGCTGCTGGGCGGTGCGTTGACCGGCGAAGGCGCCGACAGCGCCGTCGATCAAGCATATGGCATCTGGAGTAGTCAGCTTCGCTACGTTGGCGTGGGGGCCATGGTCGTGGGCGGTTTCAGCGCACTGAACGCTGTGCGGCACGGGTTGGTGGCTGCCATCGCACACCTATGGCACGGCATGACCGGCGATCAAGATGGGATGCAAAAGGACACAGAACGCGACATCCCCGCGTGGGCCATCGTGACACTGGGGGTGCTATGCATCCTGCTGCTGGCAATGATGAACTATTGGTTCACTCACAACGCGGGGATCACGCTACTATCGACCATCATCATGTTGGTGATGGGTTTCTTTTTCACTGCGGTCGCCAGCTACATCGTTGGCTTGGTAGGCAATTCAAACAGTCCGGTTTCGGGCATGACCATCACGGCCGTGCTGGTCGCCGGGGCGTTGCTGTACTTGGCAAATTACACCGGCATGGACGGGATGGTCGCGACGCTTGGCATCGCGGCAGTCGTATGTTGCGTCGCCTGCACCAGTGGCGATGTTTGCAATGACTTGAAAACGGGATCCCTGGTCGGTGCCTCCCCTTTCCGACAGCAGATGATGCAGATCGCTGGCGTGTCCGTGGCGGCATTGGTCATGGCGCCGGTTTTAACGCTACTGCACGAACACGGTGGCGGCATCGGAAGCAAGGAACTCTCGGCGCCCCAGGCCGGGTTGTTTGCGAGCCTCGCCAAAGGGTTTGCGGGCGAGGGCGAACTACCATGGAAGATGATTGGAATCGGCGCCGGATTGGGATTCGTAATCCTGTTGATCGACGAAGCCCTGAAACGCAGTGAAGCAAAATTCCGAGCTCACCTGATGCCGATCGCGGTCGGCATGTATTTGCCATTCGGTTTGGCAACGCCAATCTTGATCGGTGGCCTGATCGCTTGGTTCTACTCGAAAGGCAAACCGGAAAAAGAGCACGATGCTGTCCTACACCGCGGCGTCCTGTTCTCATCAGGCGTCATTGCGGGCGAGGCCCTGACCGCGGTCGGCATCGCGGGATTGGCGGCGATCGGAATCCAATCGCTGAACCTCGGCCTTTCAACGGGGATCGTGACAGGGCTCTCTTGCCTGGTAGCGGTATTGATCGTGATCGCTTTCGTTGTCATGTCAAAACCACTCCCTAAGAACACTCCATAG
- a CDS encoding CRTAC1 family protein, which produces MASLAQRLSLAVLAISQLLSGVGCQPTSNVAPQDQAEGEPTSVAATGAETDSHQRMIQKLRDVDSFMKQHSAILSDGTLNQLTAKVVEAKSRGDLASFIALQVTIGQHHTNMGRGDEALVFLQQAISLLPVMRRSNMDYMPPSEESDLYVLAAIAAIRKAENENCVVCQDGQSCLFPISGKGIHEERAGSELATQFLRRALELNASNLRAIWFLNIAAMTLGEYPDSVPPQYRLPPERIHSSVPFPKFTNVAVDLGIDTMSLAGGAVVDDFDGDDLLDIIVSNWDTAGNLEFFRNLGDGKFERMTEPANLLGIVGGLNLNHADFDNDGDLDLFVMRGGWLGALGKVPNSLLQNDGNGVFRDVTFDVGLADQFFPTQTSAWADYDNDGDLDLYLGNEAFSNQLFENDDGHFRDVARAAGVDDASMTKGVTWGDVNGDGRPDLYVSNMAGDNRLYINHDDGKFTDIAAQAGVTKPRNGFPAWFWDFDNDGNLDLYASSFEQGIALVAADFLGIDSQQAAESRLGMDAHYRGDGRGGFANVSAALGLTAVTQPMGCNFGDLDNDGFLDFYLSTGYPEAEAMVPNLMYRNVKGERFVDVSEAGGFGHLQKGHGISFADLDHDGDQDVLAELGGWVAGDAFHNALFQNPGFNANWIKIELRGSQSNRFGFGAKIRLDITDDGVRRSIYRTVGYGSSFGGNPARQEIGIAAADSIDVVEIHWPTTGETQHFENVQANQTLRIVEGEGAVQVVDLTRARP; this is translated from the coding sequence ATGGCATCTCTCGCACAAAGACTGTCCCTCGCCGTCCTGGCGATCTCGCAACTGCTGAGCGGTGTCGGCTGCCAACCGACGTCCAACGTTGCGCCGCAGGATCAAGCCGAAGGGGAACCGACCTCGGTCGCGGCAACCGGTGCCGAGACGGACTCGCACCAACGGATGATCCAAAAACTACGCGACGTTGACTCGTTCATGAAACAGCACAGTGCGATCCTGAGTGACGGCACGCTGAATCAACTCACCGCCAAGGTGGTGGAAGCAAAGTCACGCGGAGACTTAGCAAGCTTTATCGCCCTGCAAGTCACGATCGGACAGCACCATACGAACATGGGACGAGGTGATGAAGCGCTCGTCTTTCTGCAACAAGCCATCTCGTTGCTACCAGTAATGCGTCGATCGAACATGGACTACATGCCACCATCCGAGGAGTCGGATCTTTACGTGCTTGCCGCTATAGCGGCGATTCGCAAAGCCGAGAACGAAAACTGTGTGGTTTGCCAGGACGGGCAAAGTTGCCTGTTCCCAATCTCCGGCAAGGGCATCCACGAAGAACGTGCGGGCTCTGAACTTGCCACCCAATTTCTCCGCCGCGCTCTGGAACTCAATGCATCCAATTTGCGAGCGATCTGGTTTTTGAATATCGCGGCGATGACGCTTGGTGAGTATCCCGATTCGGTCCCGCCGCAGTACCGATTGCCTCCAGAGCGTATCCATTCCAGTGTCCCGTTTCCGAAATTCACAAACGTCGCGGTAGACCTGGGTATCGATACCATGTCGCTTGCTGGCGGCGCGGTGGTTGACGACTTCGATGGCGACGACTTGCTGGACATCATCGTTTCCAATTGGGATACCGCTGGAAATCTCGAGTTTTTCCGGAACCTAGGCGACGGCAAATTTGAACGCATGACCGAACCCGCCAACTTGCTTGGGATCGTTGGTGGATTGAACTTGAACCACGCCGATTTTGATAACGATGGTGACTTGGATTTGTTCGTCATGCGAGGCGGTTGGCTCGGCGCTCTTGGCAAAGTCCCCAATTCGTTATTGCAGAACGATGGCAACGGTGTGTTCCGCGACGTGACCTTCGACGTCGGTCTAGCGGATCAATTCTTTCCGACACAAACCTCCGCCTGGGCCGACTACGACAACGATGGTGACCTGGATCTATACCTTGGAAACGAGGCATTTTCGAACCAGTTGTTTGAAAACGACGACGGGCATTTCCGGGATGTGGCGCGCGCCGCTGGCGTCGATGATGCGTCGATGACCAAAGGGGTCACTTGGGGTGATGTCAACGGCGACGGCCGGCCGGATTTGTACGTGTCGAATATGGCCGGCGACAACCGCTTGTACATCAACCACGACGATGGAAAATTCACAGATATTGCTGCCCAAGCCGGTGTGACCAAACCGCGAAACGGATTCCCGGCTTGGTTCTGGGATTTCGATAACGATGGCAACTTGGACCTCTATGCGTCCAGCTTTGAACAGGGAATCGCGCTCGTTGCCGCCGACTTTCTCGGTATCGATTCGCAACAAGCTGCGGAATCCCGACTGGGCATGGATGCGCATTACCGCGGAGACGGCAGAGGCGGATTTGCCAATGTATCGGCGGCACTCGGATTGACTGCCGTCACTCAACCGATGGGCTGCAACTTTGGTGATTTGGACAATGACGGGTTCCTCGACTTCTATCTATCCACCGGATACCCCGAAGCCGAAGCCATGGTGCCCAACTTGATGTATCGAAACGTCAAGGGAGAGCGGTTTGTCGATGTATCCGAAGCTGGCGGATTTGGGCACCTGCAAAAAGGCCACGGGATCTCATTCGCCGATTTGGATCATGACGGGGATCAGGACGTGCTTGCCGAACTGGGGGGATGGGTTGCTGGCGACGCGTTCCACAATGCACTGTTCCAAAACCCAGGATTCAATGCGAACTGGATCAAAATCGAACTGCGTGGTTCGCAATCGAATCGGTTCGGCTTCGGGGCCAAGATCCGCTTGGACATCACCGACGATGGTGTACGTCGATCGATCTACCGGACCGTCGGCTATGGCAGCAGCTTCGGTGGCAATCCGGCGCGGCAAGAAATCGGCATTGCCGCTGCGGACTCAATCGATGTTGTCGAAATCCATTGGCCTACGACTGGGGAAACGCAACATTTCGAGAACGTGCAGGCAAACCAGACGCTGCGAATCGTCGAAGGCGAGGGTGCTGTTCAAGTCGTCGATCTGACAAGAGCACGTCCATGA